In Cololabis saira isolate AMF1-May2022 chromosome 10, fColSai1.1, whole genome shotgun sequence, a single window of DNA contains:
- the tmem275a gene encoding transmembrane protein 275 produces MVISDINNSTPVPKKEPQKKRKRKSRPHGLPSPALCCACGLCIMLAGLNITLVGAFAFTTLMPSANPPIIIGPVLLLVAFSFFGACCVCSRLPPPQSSRGSNVGSRGTGLMGRGGLAGGAAFEIETSEHTLQDTTAVQLSPTSSAGSSRASSPDMEAPDADPLGPCKLFTLESNGLSSVSATAVFSASSATGGEVKLNLPREEVAT; encoded by the coding sequence aTGGTCATCAGTGATATAAACAATAGCACTCCTGTGCCTAAAAAGGAGCcccagaagaagaggaagaggaagtctCGCCCTCATGGCCTGCCCTCTCCAGCCCTGTGCTGTGCCTGTGGCCTATGCATCATGCTGGCAGGACTCAACATCACCCTGGTGGGAGCGTTCGCCTTCACCACATTGATGCCTTCTGCCAACCCCCCCATCATCATCGGACCTGTGCTACTGCTTGTGGCTTTCTCCTTTTTCGGGGCCTGTTGCGTCTGCAGCCGTCTGCCCCCTCCTCAGAGCTCACGGGGGTCCAACGTGGGCAGCAGGGGCACGGGGCTGATGGGACGAGGAGGGCTGGCCGGCGGGGCCGCATTTGAAATCGAGACCAGCGAGCACACGCTGCAGGACACTACAGCTGTCCAGCTGAGTCCCACGTCCTCAGCCGGATCATCCCGAGCCTCCAGCCCAGACATGGAGGCTCCAGATGCCGACCCGCTGGGACCTTGCAAGCTCTTTACCCTGGAGAGCAACGGCCTTTCTTCTGTGTCTGCCACCGCTGTGTTCTCAGCCTCTTCAGCAACAGGCGGGGAGGTGAAGCTCAACCTGCCACGCGAAGAAGTGGCCACCTAG